From uncultured Bacteroides sp., a single genomic window includes:
- a CDS encoding flavodoxin family protein, whose translation MKVVAINGSPRKEGNTYHALMGVGKQLMENGIEFEIIHIGNKAVRGCMACGGCSRNKDEKCVITTDPLNEWVQKMKDADGIILGSPVYYAGIPGTMKSFLDRAFFVSGSNDNLFRQKVGAAVVAVRRTGGSSTFDSLNHYLNYSEMILATSNYWNITHGLSKGEALQDGEGVQIMEVLGRNMAWILKMREQTKDTIPAPAPVSKIYTNFIR comes from the coding sequence ATGAAAGTTGTAGCAATTAACGGAAGTCCTCGTAAAGAGGGTAATACTTATCATGCATTGATGGGTGTTGGCAAGCAATTAATGGAAAACGGTATTGAGTTCGAGATTATCCACATCGGCAATAAAGCTGTGAGAGGATGCATGGCCTGCGGAGGATGTTCCAGAAACAAGGACGAGAAGTGCGTTATTACAACTGATCCTTTGAATGAATGGGTTCAGAAGATGAAGGATGCCGATGGAATTATACTTGGTTCACCTGTTTATTATGCAGGTATTCCGGGAACTATGAAATCGTTTCTGGATAGAGCTTTCTTTGTGTCGGGAAGTAATGACAATTTATTCCGTCAGAAAGTTGGTGCTGCAGTAGTTGCTGTACGCCGTACCGGAGGTTCTTCCACATTCGATAGCCTGAACCATTATCTCAATTATTCGGAAATGATTCTTGCCACATCAAACTATTGGAACATTACTCACGGGCTGTCTAAGGGAGAGGCTTTACAGGATGGCGAAGGCGTACAGATTATGGAAGTTCTGGGAAGAAATATGGCATGGATACTTAAAATGCGTGAGCAAACTAAAGACACCATTCCTGCTCCAGCTCCCGTAAGTAAGATCTACACTAATTTTATCCGATAA
- a CDS encoding DUF5020 family protein, giving the protein MKQKKLLLIILTIVCQFATAQNIQFHYDLRNSLNKNIPTSRNYLTTTIEMFKPDKWGSTFFFVDMDYNQAKGNIGTAYWEIARDFKIGKCPIMPHIEYNGGAGRSKFNGFPIDNAYLLGASYPFSCGNANFSTYLAYKYNAFTKTSNDVQWTGTWGIPLFDNKMTLSGFIDVWTENKDRTGVESGKKVILLTEPQIWYNVNSNLSFGSEIEISNNFYTKAAGYDSRLYVFPTIAAKWNF; this is encoded by the coding sequence ATGAAACAAAAGAAATTACTCCTGATTATCTTAACTATAGTGTGCCAATTTGCTACCGCACAAAACATTCAGTTCCACTATGACCTCAGAAATTCTTTAAATAAGAATATTCCGACTTCAAGAAACTATCTGACTACTACTATTGAGATGTTCAAACCCGATAAATGGGGTTCCACTTTCTTCTTCGTGGATATGGATTATAACCAGGCCAAAGGAAATATAGGAACTGCATACTGGGAAATCGCCCGTGACTTTAAGATTGGTAAATGCCCTATTATGCCTCATATTGAGTATAATGGTGGTGCAGGTAGAAGTAAATTTAATGGTTTCCCTATCGACAATGCTTACCTATTAGGAGCTTCTTACCCATTTAGTTGCGGAAATGCCAATTTCAGCACTTACCTTGCTTACAAATACAATGCATTTACCAAAACCAGCAACGACGTTCAGTGGACTGGTACCTGGGGCATTCCTCTGTTTGATAACAAAATGACTCTGTCAGGGTTCATTGATGTATGGACAGAGAATAAAGACCGCACAGGAGTTGAATCCGGGAAAAAGGTAATATTACTAACAGAACCACAAATCTGGTACAATGTAAATTCCAATTTATCTTTTGGTAGTGAAATAGAAATCAGCAATAACTTCTATACTAAAGCCGCAGGTTATGATAGCAGATTATATGTATTCCCAACCATTGCTGCCAAATGGAATTTCTAA
- a CDS encoding DeoR/GlpR family DNA-binding transcription regulator, with product MLSIAERHKYILESLNKNGFVKVVDIAKDLDVTAVTIRKDLKFLEEKKLLFRTHGSASPGNPLASDIDVHVKEKMKKEEKERIAIAACKLIEENDSIIIASGSTVYTFAEQIKPKKHLNVVTASLKVSMLLNNIDNIDIIQLGGVVRKSSFSVVGESTIKFFEDITCSKLFLGVDGIDIEYGITNSNIEEAHLNKKMIDASLRTIILADSSKFGKRGFGKICNLDQIDVIITDSGISDLIAKSIEEIGIELIIV from the coding sequence ATGCTTAGTATAGCCGAAAGACATAAGTACATTTTAGAATCATTAAATAAAAATGGTTTTGTTAAAGTCGTAGACATAGCAAAAGACTTAGATGTAACAGCAGTTACTATTCGCAAAGATTTAAAATTCCTCGAAGAGAAAAAATTACTTTTTCGCACACATGGCAGCGCTAGCCCTGGCAATCCGTTAGCATCTGATATAGATGTGCACGTAAAAGAAAAAATGAAAAAAGAAGAGAAAGAAAGAATAGCAATTGCGGCTTGCAAACTGATAGAAGAGAATGACTCTATAATTATTGCCTCGGGCTCAACAGTGTATACATTTGCCGAACAAATAAAACCTAAAAAGCATCTAAATGTTGTTACTGCTTCTCTTAAAGTATCTATGTTATTGAATAACATAGATAATATTGACATAATACAACTGGGGGGAGTCGTGAGAAAAAGTTCTTTTTCAGTTGTAGGCGAATCAACGATTAAGTTCTTTGAAGATATTACTTGTTCCAAACTTTTTTTAGGAGTCGATGGCATTGATATTGAATATGGTATCACCAATTCAAACATAGAGGAAGCTCATTTGAATAAAAAAATGATAGATGCCTCTTTGAGAACTATTATTTTAGCAGATTCTTCTAAATTTGGGAAACGCGGATTTGGCAAAATATGCAACCTAGATCAGATTGATGTTATTATCACAGACTCAGGCATTTCTGATTTAATAGCTAAATCTATTGAGGAAATAGGAATTGAATTGATTATCGTATAA
- a CDS encoding NCS2 family permease: MIEKLFKLTENKTNVRQEIIAGLITFLTMSYILAVNPSILSATGMDKSALFTTTALATIIGTLLMAFLPNLPIAQAPGMGLNNFFAFSVVLTMGYSWQMALTAVFIEGLIFIILTFFNVRELIVKSIPKTLKEAIPVGIGLFITLIGLKNAGIIVGNPHTLVCMGDLANHNVWIAVIGLIITGALFAKNVHGSILIGIVVATVCGIFFGEVHTPADGIFSLPPSIEPIFFKFDWNHLFSFDMLVVVFTFLFVNLFDTVGTLIGVASKAGFIDENGNFPQVKKALFADALATTFGAVLGTSTVTSYVESCAGVASGGRTGLTAVSTAFMFFIALFLSPLFLMVPSSATAPALIIVGLFMISSIVKVNFDDMTESLPAFLTIVMMPFCYSIAQGIVFGFLSYTFLKVCTGQAKKVSITVFVISLLFLIKMVIDGMHLV, from the coding sequence ATGATCGAAAAACTATTTAAGCTGACGGAGAACAAAACAAACGTCAGACAAGAAATCATTGCAGGATTAATCACATTCCTGACAATGTCTTACATTTTAGCTGTTAACCCAAGCATTCTTAGTGCAACAGGAATGGACAAATCTGCCCTATTTACCACAACAGCTTTAGCTACAATTATCGGAACGCTTTTAATGGCTTTCTTACCAAATCTTCCTATTGCTCAGGCACCGGGAATGGGGCTTAATAATTTCTTTGCTTTTTCCGTGGTGCTTACCATGGGATACAGCTGGCAAATGGCTCTTACTGCGGTATTCATTGAAGGTCTTATATTTATAATTCTTACTTTCTTTAACGTGCGTGAATTGATTGTGAAAAGTATTCCAAAGACACTTAAAGAGGCTATTCCAGTTGGTATCGGGCTTTTCATCACTTTAATCGGATTGAAGAATGCCGGTATTATTGTTGGTAATCCTCATACACTTGTATGTATGGGCGATTTAGCTAATCACAACGTATGGATTGCGGTAATTGGTCTTATCATTACCGGTGCTTTGTTTGCAAAGAACGTTCACGGTTCCATATTGATAGGTATTGTTGTAGCAACAGTTTGCGGGATCTTCTTCGGAGAAGTGCACACTCCTGCTGACGGGATATTCTCACTTCCTCCTTCCATTGAACCTATATTCTTCAAGTTTGACTGGAATCACCTGTTCTCATTCGATATGCTTGTTGTGGTATTCACCTTCTTGTTTGTCAACCTGTTCGATACAGTAGGAACTCTGATTGGTGTAGCTTCAAAAGCTGGGTTTATAGATGAAAACGGAAACTTCCCACAAGTGAAGAAAGCTCTTTTTGCTGATGCATTGGCAACTACATTCGGAGCTGTTTTAGGGACAAGTACTGTAACTTCATACGTAGAAAGCTGCGCTGGTGTAGCTTCTGGCGGTAGAACCGGATTAACAGCTGTAAGTACAGCCTTTATGTTCTTCATCGCATTATTCCTTTCTCCACTGTTCCTGATGGTACCTAGTTCGGCAACAGCTCCAGCGCTTATCATTGTGGGTCTGTTTATGATCTCTTCAATCGTTAAAGTTAACTTCGACGACATGACAGAGTCTCTGCCTGCATTCCTTACAATTGTAATGATGCCATTCTGTTACAGTATCGCTCAAGGTATTGTATTCGGATTTCTGAGCTATACTTTCCTGAAAGTATGCACAGGACAAGCAAAGAAAGTATCTATTACCGTATTTGTTATCTCTTTATTATTCCTGATAAAGATGGTTATAGATGGAATGCATTTAGTGTAA
- the xpt gene encoding xanthine phosphoribosyltransferase, with protein MDILKKRILQDGKCYEGGILKVDSFINHQMDPMLMYKIAQEFVARFKNENINKIVTIEASGIAPAILVGYIMQLPVVFVKKKQPKTMENMLTTTVHSFTKDRNYTVCISNNFLTPNDHVLFIDDFLANGNASLGMIDLINQAGASLSGMGFIIEKAFQDGGKILRDKNVHVESLAIIDDLSNCKINIR; from the coding sequence ATGGATATACTTAAAAAACGTATTCTGCAGGACGGCAAGTGCTATGAAGGCGGAATATTAAAAGTAGATAGTTTTATCAATCATCAGATGGACCCCATGCTGATGTATAAAATTGCTCAGGAGTTTGTGGCTCGTTTTAAAAACGAGAACATTAATAAGATTGTTACCATTGAAGCAAGCGGAATTGCTCCAGCTATTTTAGTGGGCTATATAATGCAGCTTCCTGTTGTTTTCGTAAAAAAGAAACAGCCTAAAACAATGGAGAATATGCTTACTACAACTGTGCATTCTTTCACAAAAGACCGTAACTATACAGTTTGCATCAGTAACAATTTCCTCACACCCAATGATCATGTGCTTTTTATTGATGATTTTCTGGCAAACGGAAATGCATCTTTGGGTATGATTGATTTGATTAATCAGGCAGGAGCTTCATTAAGCGGAATGGGGTTCATTATTGAGAAAGCATTTCAGGACGGTGGAAAGATTCTTCGCGATAAGAATGTTCACGTTGAATCGCTTGCTATTATAGATGATTTATCCAATTGCAAAATAAATATTCGCTAA
- a CDS encoding helix-turn-helix domain-containing protein — MANEGRIDKYIFKGKDYFCSLELVMDMIGGKWKPIVLYHLRDGVMRSGELQRSLNGIANKMFTQTVRELEQTGLVERIVYPTVPPKVEYKLTPMGESVMPVIETLNNWGKEISVKYNKNK; from the coding sequence GTGGCAAATGAAGGGCGTATAGACAAATATATTTTTAAGGGAAAGGACTATTTTTGTTCTTTAGAGTTAGTTATGGATATGATTGGTGGTAAATGGAAGCCGATTGTACTGTATCATCTCAGAGATGGAGTAATGCGTTCGGGCGAACTTCAGCGCAGCTTAAATGGAATAGCCAACAAAATGTTTACCCAAACAGTAAGAGAACTGGAACAAACCGGACTAGTGGAACGAATTGTCTATCCAACCGTTCCTCCAAAGGTGGAATACAAGCTAACTCCAATGGGAGAATCTGTTATGCCCGTTATTGAAACTCTTAACAATTGGGGCAAAGAAATCAGCGTAAAGTATAATAAGAATAAATAA
- a CDS encoding 4Fe-4S dicluster domain-containing protein codes for MKRTVIKIDEALCNGCGLCVKGCHEGALQLINGKAVMVSELYCDGLGACIGECPEGAIELEEREAEPYSEEAVMERISPKGETVILAHLKHLKEHGEKGLLMQGVDYLRRNNIQVDLSQIHGQQHTGGAHSGCPGSMARTLRPAVQATSVAGIVQSGFSAPTQGGVTAPQASELRQWPVQLHLLNPQAGYFQGADVLLAADCTSFTAGNFHDRFLKGKILAIACPKLDSNTESYIEKLRVMIDDSKIDTLTVLIMEVPCCGGLLQMAKIAREKASRHIPIKNIVLSVQGEIKSEVWI; via the coding sequence ATGAAACGAACTGTGATAAAAATAGACGAAGCATTGTGTAACGGATGCGGATTGTGTGTAAAAGGTTGTCATGAAGGGGCTTTGCAGCTTATTAATGGTAAAGCGGTAATGGTAAGCGAGCTTTATTGCGACGGTTTGGGAGCTTGCATTGGCGAATGTCCCGAAGGCGCAATTGAATTGGAAGAGCGTGAAGCAGAACCTTACAGCGAAGAAGCTGTTATGGAACGTATTTCTCCAAAAGGTGAAACGGTTATTCTTGCTCACTTAAAGCATTTAAAGGAACACGGTGAGAAGGGTTTGCTGATGCAGGGCGTAGATTATCTCAGAAGAAATAATATCCAGGTGGATCTTTCTCAGATACACGGTCAACAGCATACGGGCGGAGCACATAGCGGATGCCCCGGTTCCATGGCTCGTACACTGAGACCTGCCGTACAGGCTACCTCCGTTGCAGGGATAGTTCAAAGCGGTTTTTCTGCTCCTACTCAAGGTGGCGTTACTGCACCTCAGGCTTCAGAGCTTCGTCAATGGCCCGTACAACTGCACTTGCTCAATCCGCAAGCAGGATATTTTCAGGGGGCTGATGTTTTATTAGCAGCCGACTGTACTTCTTTTACCGCCGGCAATTTTCACGACCGCTTTCTGAAAGGTAAGATTCTGGCTATTGCCTGCCCCAAACTGGACAGCAATACAGAATCATACATTGAAAAGTTGCGGGTTATGATTGATGATTCAAAAATAGACACGCTTACAGTGTTAATTATGGAGGTTCCTTGCTGCGGAGGTTTGCTACAGATGGCAAAAATAGCAAGAGAAAAAGCTTCAAGGCATATCCCAATTAAAAACATCGTTCTATCTGTTCAGGGAGAAATAAAGAGTGAAGTCTGGATTTAA
- a CDS encoding nucleobase:cation symporter-2 family protein — protein MDNQTDTAKEKINPTASSDLIYGLNERPPVKDALFAALQHLLAIFVGIITPPLIICEALKTDLATTGFMVSMALFVSGIATFIQCKKFGPFGSGLLCIQGTSFSFIGPIISAGQLGGLPLIFGVCMAASPVEMIVSRTFKYLRHIITPLVSGIVVLLIGLSLIKVGVVSCGGGYAAMGNGTFGSIENVGLAAIVLGSVLFFNRCKNKYLRMSSIVLGLCIGYGIAFAMGKVDFAKAATTDLWAFNIPMPFKYGLDFNFSSFLALALIYLITAIEATGDVTANSMISGEPIEGEKYLKRVSGGVLADGFNSFLAGVFNSFPNSIFAQNNGIIQLTGVASRYVGYYIAGILILLGLFPIVGIIFSLMPDPVLGGATLLMFGTVASAGIRIIASHEINRKATLVLAVSLSLGLGVELMPDILNHAPQAIKSIFSSGITTGGLTAIIANALIHIKEGKEDIKEEREIVE, from the coding sequence ATGGATAATCAGACAGATACAGCAAAAGAGAAAATCAATCCTACCGCGTCTTCGGACTTAATTTATGGGCTTAACGAACGCCCCCCCGTCAAAGATGCATTATTTGCGGCACTACAGCATTTGTTAGCCATATTCGTGGGTATAATAACACCTCCTCTGATTATTTGCGAGGCATTGAAAACAGATTTGGCAACAACTGGTTTTATGGTTTCGATGGCTCTTTTTGTGTCTGGTATAGCTACCTTTATTCAATGTAAAAAGTTTGGTCCGTTTGGTTCTGGTTTATTGTGTATTCAAGGAACCAGTTTTTCTTTTATCGGTCCTATTATTTCGGCTGGACAGTTAGGCGGTCTTCCTCTGATTTTCGGTGTTTGTATGGCAGCTTCTCCCGTAGAGATGATTGTGAGTCGTACTTTTAAATATCTGCGACACATCATTACTCCGCTTGTATCGGGCATTGTAGTACTACTCATCGGACTTAGCCTTATAAAAGTAGGCGTTGTTTCTTGTGGCGGTGGTTACGCAGCAATGGGCAACGGCACGTTTGGAAGTATTGAGAACGTAGGGCTTGCCGCTATAGTGTTGGGTAGTGTTTTATTCTTCAACCGCTGCAAAAATAAATATCTCCGAATGAGTTCCATTGTTCTGGGCTTATGCATTGGTTACGGAATTGCTTTTGCCATGGGTAAAGTGGACTTTGCAAAGGCGGCTACAACAGACCTCTGGGCATTCAATATACCAATGCCTTTCAAGTATGGTTTGGATTTCAACTTTTCGTCCTTCCTTGCTTTGGCTCTGATATATCTTATTACCGCTATTGAAGCAACAGGAGATGTAACTGCCAACTCGATGATTTCCGGAGAACCAATTGAAGGCGAAAAATACCTGAAACGTGTTTCAGGAGGTGTTTTAGCTGATGGTTTCAACTCTTTTCTTGCCGGTGTATTTAATTCATTTCCGAACTCAATTTTCGCACAAAACAATGGCATTATTCAGCTAACAGGAGTTGCCAGTCGTTATGTGGGTTATTATATTGCAGGCATACTTATATTGCTTGGCTTGTTCCCAATAGTTGGCATCATTTTTTCGCTGATGCCTGATCCAGTATTAGGAGGAGCTACATTGCTTATGTTCGGTACCGTTGCTTCTGCCGGTATCCGCATCATTGCATCGCATGAGATAAATCGCAAAGCCACTTTAGTATTAGCCGTGAGCCTTTCATTAGGTTTGGGTGTGGAACTAATGCCCGACATTCTTAACCATGCTCCTCAGGCTATAAAATCAATATTCTCATCGGGAATCACAACCGGTGGTCTTACAGCCATTATTGCCAATGCATTGATTCATATTAAAGAAGGAAAAGAAGATATAAAAGAAGAAAGAGAAATAGTAGAATAA